The DNA window aatttttatatagtttcgcgtttgtgaacggtttagtgtaatcagataggtgtagtaatttttgttttatgtttgtatacaaaaaatatagagcttagataggccaccgctctcctcttgttgcaataagtgtgctggatagcgatgacagctatgcggcggtacggctcttttggtgttggtgtttgttttttcgtgtcgtgaggaaggcggccatcgtaaaatagtcagaaagtgacggaccacagccaggaacagacgttccaaatttattcctttttttcgggacagtttcccgccaccgtaacaaaagttcagtgcgcgcgtgtgacggcaAGTGAAATCCGTCAGTGTATCGGTGTGTGGTCCGGGCATACGAAAAGTCCTGGTGTAGGGTCGCCGAGACGGGAATCTAATCGCTAAGGAGCTACTCGCTTTTTCGGCTaaataaaaaggacccaagtgacaccagtgccgttctcactgtggaggatcagtcgaacgagcctagctctcctccacagttaattgcaaaggagaacgaagcagggcggacaaaggttccccctgaggTAGGTCACTGCGGTGTCTACCTGGGCCATTCACGAGGAGTGAAAAGTCCCGGCGAAagttcgccaacgtcgctagggaggttccaacaaaggagccaagctcacctccctagctaaacgacaaggaccgctgccggagcagccaacggaaatcgggagaactcggccgttgtagtcccggTCGGTTGGAGGaaccgcccgcctttccgcctagcagtagcagatcaccagcagcagcagtgaagtGGAGAGTTGGAGGACaataaagtcggtaaatttagtagtttattttgttttgtttactctttttttgttgttacgaaaatccgaaattccggtaggagcacctaggccgccctgaaaagaagggtacgccgggcaaacaagaacccgagtagtgggctaATCCCCTACTTACATGATTCATCACGAACTATTCTTAAACTAAATTAACAGACACAAGAATGTTCTTTATTTTCAGCTCAGGTTCAAATAAGTGGACGCCAAAAGGATCAGTACACGAATAAAAATCATGCCTGCATGGCATTTATCATCCATGTGAGTAAAGAAATCCGTATAATTTGCCActtcgaaaataaaaaatcgcaTTTCTGTAGGAGAGTGCGCTATTACAGAAAAACTGGTAGTTTCGGAAATGCTGGAAAAGTATTAACACGCGGTTTGACAAAAAACGAGAACGATTTATTTGTGCTTCTTGCACATTCGAGCGACAATGAAACAGTAACGGTATTCTTTTCTTCGCACCTTCAGGATGCATACGTTTGACAGATCACCCAGTGGCAAAACGATGGGTGGGTTGTACGTTCGGTGAAAGACGAGGGGACAGTCATTGCTGATTACTAACACTCCTCCTCAACTGATTGGCCCTCGGACCATCGCCAACCAAACCAAGTAGTCTTGTGAAGTTATGATGCTTGATGCCTCCCAAGGGCTTCGTGAGGATGTCCGCCTTCATATCTTCAGTCGAGCAATACTGCAACACCACTTCACCACGCTCACAGAGATCCTTCACGAAATGTCGCTTTGTTTCTATATGTTTTGATCGTTTGGTAGACCACTCTGATTGCACGAAACTTAGGTACCCCTAATTATCTTGATGTTTACTACGGTTGCATCGCTCTGCTTATCACCAAGATCGGCCAGCAGTCGTCGCTACCAGATCACCTCCTGGCATGTTTCCGTTAAGGCGACGTATTCTGCTTCTAGCGTCGATAGAGTAACGCAGTCCTGTCGGCGACTGGCCCACGAGAGGGCTCCTCCTGAGTAGAATACTACGAAACCTGTAGTGGACTTCCTGGTTCGCGTATCTCCTGCCCAATCGCTGTCCGAGTAGGCTATAAGACCACTATTCTCACCACCAAGATTCAGTCTCCAATCACGCGTTCCTATCAGGTAGCGAATAACGCACTTTTCTGCGATATAGTCAGTCTCAGAAGGAGCACTAAACTTGCGGCCAAGAATGGCAGCACTCGTCATAATCTCGGGCCGGGCACATACAGCGATATACATTAGAGCACCCACCGCACTTCTGAACTTCGTTGCATCTTCCAGCAGTTTGCCGTCCTCTTCGTAACGGAGGAAACCTTGTTCCATTGGTGTCTTGGCTACCTTTGCTTCACGGAGTCCCGTGTTTTCTACTAGTTGGTCTATATAATTACTCAGACACTCACTGTAAACGCTGTTCTTCTTTTGCACTTCTAGACCTAGAAAACATTTCACATCGCCAAGACACGGCTCCAACCATGGCTGGATCCAAGCCAGACGGCAGGTAAATTAAATATATTATGTTTGGAGGCTACGAATCCGCACACTCCGAGGACCGCTGCTCCCGCTACGNNNNNNNNNNNNNNNNNNNNNNNNNNNNNNNNNNNNNNNNNNNNNNNNNNNNNNNNNNNNNNNNNNNNNNNNNNNNNNNNNNNNNNNNNNNNNNNNNNNNNNNNNNNNNNNNNNNNNNNNNNNNNNNNNNNNNNNNNNNNNNNNNNNNNNNNNNNNNNNNNNNNNNNNNNNNNNNNNNNNNNNNNNNNNNNNNNNNNNNNNNNNNNNNNNNNNNNNNNNNNNNNNNNNNNNNNNNNNNNNNNNNNNNNNNNNNNNNNNNNNNNNNNNNNNNNNNNNNNNNNNNNNNNNNNNNNNNNNNNNNNNNNNNNNNNNNNNNNNNNNNNNNNNNNNNNNNNNNNNNNNNNNNNNNNNNNNNNNNNNNNNNNNNNNNNNNNNNNNNNNNNNNNNNNNNNNNNNNNNNNNNNNNNNNNNNNNNNNNNNNNNNNNNNNNNNNNNNNNN is part of the Topomyia yanbarensis strain Yona2022 chromosome 1, ASM3024719v1, whole genome shotgun sequence genome and encodes:
- the LOC131676142 gene encoding uncharacterized protein LOC131676142, whose amino-acid sequence is MEQGFLRYEEDGKLLEDATKFRSAVGALMYIAVCARPEIMTSAAILGRKFSAPSETDYIAEKCVIRYLIGTRDWRLNLGGENSGLIAYSDSDWAGDTRTRKSTTGFVVFYSGGALSWASRRQDCVTLSTLEAEYVALTETCQEVIW